Within the Carassius gibelio isolate Cgi1373 ecotype wild population from Czech Republic chromosome B15, carGib1.2-hapl.c, whole genome shotgun sequence genome, the region CACAGTCAACGTACAGGTACTTCTCCTGAGACACCTGCTCAGCGTGGCCAAAGTACATGACAGTTACAGTCATCCTGGAGAGAAGAGAACAGAGTATCATTCAAACATCGTATTCATTTCTCatataatattttgattaatgattattttatctAATAAAGATCTACCATTCTTTTCAACTGAGAAACACTAAATACAGTAACAAAGAACTCATACAGGCAaatttttctaaaaacaaaaaacaaaaacagtttttttctttgttcgtTTACATAAACTCTTTGAACAATGATTCTTAAAAGGAGTCAGATTTTCATTTAAAGAATACTTACTGCATCATGACCACAATGTTATGCACTTTAATTGATGGCATAGTACAGTAGTCACTGTAAAAACAGAGTCAGGCAATCATCACACTCATTCTAAAAGaagattttattaatgtaaagccCTACTAACAAATACTCACAATATGTAGTTCATCTCATTTGCTATGATGGTGGGAACAGTGAAATCgacctataaataaaatattgacattgatAACAGTTGTTATCAAAAGTAATTACACATACGGAGAAGAACTCAGATTACAAAGTCATGTGACTAAATCATACACAGCCTTTATTGGGAGGATACAGGTCacttatttatttctgttatattaaaatgtggcTTTAACTGCTGTGTGATTAAATGTAGGCTTGAAACAGTAaggcattttattaaaattatgaaaaagcatttttagtagTAAAGTTGTATTATACacttttacaatataattttaataatttgtatagCAGCATACTTTAGCAAATGTtacttttaatgcaaaaaaataattttaataatattcaattattaattatacaattaatacaAAGTTTACATTGTGCagataatatatacaaaatatgttgggcttataatgaaacatttaaactataaacgcaaaatattacatttaaaatggatataaattactgtataaattatactaaaaatatttaatttatgcacagtatggaaaatcatttaaaataattataaaatattattatatattaaaattattcttaattataaatttatttggATAAATGAACACGGACCTGACGCAGATCCAGAGGGGTGATACTGGTGACATTACTGACGACGGCCTTTCCAATCACAGTCTTGTAGAACTGCACCTGTGCTGTGATGTTGGCCACGCGCACTGGGTAGTAATTATTGTTGGTGATATTCAGAGTATTCTGAGAAAGACAAAAATACTCTTATTTAATACAGCTGAATAAAAACATggcaacaaaattaacaaaaaaaaaaactctgacttTGCCAAAAGTCCCATCTGATCAAGTACACAAAGAATAGAACCACAAATCAAACATTGGTTAACAAGTCTGAAATACCACTTAAAAGGCTTTGCTATAGATATTACCGTGAGATTTATGTATATTATCCGCTGGTCTCGATTGTATGTGACATAGGCTGACTTCACCCCAACATAAGAGACGTCAATAGTCCG harbors:
- the tmem106ba gene encoding transmembrane protein 106Ba, with protein sequence MGKSLFSLPKQKEDQENLTENTESHTEDDKHDVSQFPYVEFTGRDSITCPTCQGTGRIPRDQENQLVALIPYSDQRLKPRRTTLYVSISVFLCLLLSGLAVFFLFPRTIDVSYVGVKSAYVTYNRDQRIIYINLTNTLNITNNNYYPVRVANITAQVQFYKTVIGKAVVSNVTSITPLDLRQVDFTVPTIIANEMNYIFDYCTMPSIKVHNIVVMMQMTVTVMYFGHAEQVSQEKYLYVDCGSNTTSSLGHKSVIQ